The following are encoded together in the Flavihumibacter fluvii genome:
- a CDS encoding MarR family winged helix-turn-helix transcriptional regulator codes for MPFYQNSGVLVFGSRLRRISEAFLADVNSIYKHHGIRFDAAWFPIFYMLSHQGALSIREISIELEVSHSAASQLVSKLVEKGLIRSGIDKNDARKKVVSFTPKGQKLLQQVQPIWTAVQKAMDQLLEEMPHGKLLMPAIGELEKSFQQSTIFDRIEKQLQ; via the coding sequence TTGCCATTTTACCAAAATTCCGGTGTACTGGTCTTCGGTAGCCGCCTCAGGCGAATCAGCGAAGCCTTCCTCGCCGATGTGAACAGCATCTATAAGCACCATGGTATCCGTTTCGACGCAGCCTGGTTCCCCATATTTTATATGTTATCTCACCAGGGCGCACTATCCATCCGGGAGATATCCATCGAACTGGAAGTGTCCCATTCCGCTGCCAGCCAGTTGGTGAGCAAACTGGTGGAAAAAGGCCTGATCCGCTCCGGTATCGATAAAAATGATGCCCGGAAAAAAGTGGTGTCCTTTACCCCGAAGGGACAAAAATTGCTGCAGCAGGTACAGCCCATCTGGACCGCCGTACAAAAAGCCATGGATCAGTTGCTGGAAGAAATGCCCCATGGAAAGCTGCTCATGCCGGCTATTGGCGAACTGGAAAAAAGCTTCCAGCAGTCCACCATTTTTGACCGAATTGAAAAACAACTACAATGA
- a CDS encoding Dabb family protein, whose translation MSTHKKQLQHHVFFWLKNPDQEADRQELIKGLRTLAAIPSIRQLHIGVLASTEQREVVDTSWDVSELMFFDDEAGQKIYQDHPIHQAFVKNYSHLWKKVIVYDSLDV comes from the coding sequence ATGTCTACACATAAAAAGCAATTACAACATCACGTCTTCTTTTGGTTAAAAAATCCGGATCAGGAAGCAGATAGGCAGGAACTGATCAAGGGACTCAGAACCCTGGCAGCAATACCCTCCATCCGACAGCTCCATATTGGTGTACTGGCATCTACTGAACAACGGGAGGTGGTAGATACTTCCTGGGATGTATCTGAACTGATGTTTTTTGATGATGAGGCCGGCCAAAAAATTTACCAGGATCATCCGATACACCAGGCTTTCGTGAAGAACTATTCCCATCTGTGGAAAAAAGTAATCGTTTACGATTCACTGGACGTGTAA
- a CDS encoding GH116 family glycosyl hydrolase, producing the protein MKLTLLFFCSIAIVASASAQQIDPSHHVPLDKNLPASWNQSLWQDERKVYTGNELTTIGMPCGGIAAGQLYVRGDGTLANWWIANNAYNTGYGIDWLLNFETAAGPWKVCYQTFEPLSYIDQGFAVTIRQAGKTMTRQLNKKDFDNISFIGEYPIAYISYASKKNPIPLQVDATVFSPFIPLNAKESATPGTVLQYTLKNRSSEKMQVDLTGWLQNLVCMDIKDQVKGNLRNRVVKTAGMTSVKMDLVKADNTIGPARKKEVFQDFESGNYGKWKVEGTAFGKVPVTSAAAAKDEVTGQAGNFLVNSKLTDYGDSGTGKLTSPPFVIKEDYINFKLGGGPYRGKTCINLVVNNTIEKTATGNSEESLRDVSWEVKAFKGRQAYLEIIDNETGSWGHINLDEITFSNLPAKEKFFPEGHPYFGNIALSVIDQNGLATADYKGIGSPFKNTNMATAPANEKLLGATGTSFELAPGETKSISFLLTWYFPNRPMQYGEGGNWNMAIPTDGPAIGNMYANWYDNAMDVAGWLQKNLDRLTKETVNFHDTYYKNTTLPYWLVQRLMMPVSTLATETCQWWANDKFWAWEGVGSCVGTCTHVWNYEHALSKLFPELEKNIREKTDYGTSFQADGGILARNGWGGILIDGHAGGILKAYREHLGSKDDLFLSRNWDKIKKATEFIIREDGNSDGLIEKEQANTYDIAFYGANTYVGGLYLSSLKAAGKMALLMKDTAFAQHCDSIFRSGSNRSVEKLWNGEYFVQDVDLAKHPLSQYANGCLSDQLFGQTWAHLTNLGYIYPEEKVKTTLRSIWKYNWAADVGVQNQVHKPERYFANAGEPGLLVATWPKSRHMGEDGVRYRDEIWTGIEYQVATNMIYEGMIGEGLSLVKAIHERYRPEKHNPWNEIECGDHYARALASWGVLLALQDFKYDGPAKSLSFAPKVQPDNFKSFFTAAEGWGNIEQKRTAATQTNTISVAYGSLRLSTISVELTGIARKIRVLANGKEIPATFTQQDNLVKVIFDETMIEARQKIVLSISL; encoded by the coding sequence ATGAAATTGACCTTACTGTTCTTTTGCTCCATTGCAATTGTGGCATCAGCTTCCGCACAGCAAATTGATCCATCCCACCATGTACCCCTGGATAAAAATCTCCCGGCTTCCTGGAACCAATCCCTCTGGCAGGATGAACGGAAAGTATATACAGGAAATGAATTAACCACCATTGGCATGCCTTGTGGCGGCATAGCAGCCGGACAATTATACGTCCGGGGCGATGGCACCCTCGCCAACTGGTGGATCGCTAATAACGCTTATAATACGGGCTATGGCATCGACTGGCTATTGAATTTTGAGACCGCTGCCGGACCATGGAAGGTCTGTTACCAGACTTTTGAACCCCTCAGTTATATCGACCAGGGATTTGCCGTCACCATCAGGCAAGCGGGTAAAACAATGACCAGGCAACTCAATAAAAAAGACTTTGACAATATTTCATTCATTGGGGAATATCCCATCGCCTATATCAGCTACGCGTCAAAAAAGAATCCGATCCCACTGCAGGTTGACGCCACTGTTTTCTCCCCATTTATTCCCCTGAATGCAAAAGAATCGGCCACACCTGGTACAGTATTGCAGTATACCCTGAAAAACAGGTCTTCAGAAAAAATGCAGGTGGACCTTACCGGCTGGTTGCAAAACCTGGTTTGCATGGATATCAAAGACCAGGTTAAAGGCAACCTGCGCAACAGGGTGGTCAAAACAGCCGGCATGACATCGGTCAAGATGGACCTGGTGAAAGCAGATAATACGATTGGACCAGCCCGTAAAAAAGAAGTATTCCAGGATTTCGAATCGGGCAATTATGGGAAATGGAAAGTGGAAGGAACGGCATTTGGCAAAGTCCCGGTTACCAGCGCTGCTGCAGCAAAAGATGAAGTAACCGGACAAGCAGGCAATTTTTTAGTCAATTCAAAACTGACGGACTATGGTGACAGTGGTACAGGAAAATTGACCTCCCCGCCATTTGTTATTAAGGAAGATTATATCAATTTTAAATTAGGCGGCGGGCCTTATCGTGGTAAGACCTGTATCAATTTAGTGGTGAATAATACCATTGAAAAGACCGCAACGGGAAATAGCGAGGAATCACTGCGTGATGTTAGCTGGGAGGTTAAAGCTTTCAAAGGCCGGCAGGCATACCTGGAAATCATCGATAACGAAACGGGTAGCTGGGGACATATCAACCTGGATGAAATCACCTTTAGCAACCTTCCTGCAAAAGAAAAATTCTTCCCGGAAGGCCATCCGTATTTCGGCAATATTGCGCTAAGTGTTATCGACCAAAATGGTTTGGCAACGGCTGATTATAAAGGCATCGGCAGTCCCTTTAAAAACACTAATATGGCCACTGCCCCGGCCAATGAAAAATTACTTGGTGCAACGGGTACTTCATTCGAACTGGCGCCCGGTGAAACAAAATCCATCAGCTTCCTGCTTACCTGGTATTTCCCGAACCGGCCAATGCAATATGGCGAGGGTGGCAATTGGAATATGGCCATACCAACTGATGGTCCGGCTATCGGCAACATGTATGCGAATTGGTATGACAATGCAATGGATGTAGCCGGTTGGCTGCAAAAAAACCTGGACCGGTTAACAAAGGAGACGGTCAATTTCCATGATACGTATTACAAGAACACCACCCTACCCTATTGGCTCGTACAACGGCTGATGATGCCGGTTTCCACATTGGCGACTGAAACCTGCCAGTGGTGGGCGAATGATAAATTCTGGGCCTGGGAGGGTGTTGGTTCCTGTGTGGGAACCTGCACGCATGTCTGGAATTATGAACATGCCCTCTCAAAGCTATTTCCCGAGCTGGAAAAAAACATCCGGGAGAAAACTGACTATGGCACTTCCTTCCAGGCGGATGGCGGCATACTGGCGCGGAATGGCTGGGGCGGTATTTTAATTGACGGCCATGCAGGGGGTATTTTAAAAGCCTATCGCGAACACCTGGGCTCAAAGGATGATCTCTTCTTGTCGCGGAACTGGGATAAGATCAAAAAAGCGACCGAGTTCATTATCAGGGAAGATGGAAACAGCGATGGGCTGATCGAAAAGGAACAAGCCAATACCTATGATATTGCCTTTTATGGCGCCAACACTTATGTAGGTGGATTATATCTTTCATCACTTAAAGCAGCCGGCAAAATGGCCTTGCTCATGAAAGACACGGCATTTGCACAACACTGTGACAGTATTTTCCGGAGCGGGAGTAACCGAAGCGTGGAAAAACTGTGGAATGGTGAATATTTTGTGCAGGATGTTGACCTGGCTAAACATCCGCTATCGCAATATGCCAATGGTTGCCTGAGCGACCAGCTGTTCGGGCAAACCTGGGCGCACTTAACCAACCTGGGCTATATCTATCCGGAAGAAAAAGTAAAAACGACCTTGCGATCTATCTGGAAATACAATTGGGCTGCCGATGTTGGCGTGCAAAACCAGGTACACAAGCCGGAAAGGTACTTTGCCAATGCAGGTGAACCCGGCCTCCTCGTTGCCACCTGGCCCAAAAGCAGGCATATGGGCGAAGATGGCGTGCGCTACCGGGATGAAATATGGACCGGCATTGAATACCAGGTAGCCACCAATATGATCTATGAAGGCATGATCGGGGAAGGGCTTTCACTGGTAAAAGCGATCCATGAACGGTACCGGCCGGAGAAACATAATCCATGGAATGAGATTGAATGCGGGGACCATTATGCCCGGGCATTAGCTTCCTGGGGCGTTTTGCTGGCCCTTCAGGACTTCAAGTATGATGGTCCGGCCAAATCCCTGTCCTTTGCACCGAAAGTGCAGCCCGACAACTTTAAAAGCTTTTTTACGGCAGCAGAAGGCTGGGGAAATATTGAACAGAAAAGGACTGCAGCTACACAAACAAATACGATCTCGGTGGCATATGGCAGCTTGCGTTTGTCTACTATCTCAGTTGAATTAACCGGTATTGCCAGGAAGATTAGGGTATTGGCAAATGGAAAAGAAATCCCTGCAACATTTACCCAGCAGGATAACCTGGTGAAGGTCATATTTGATGAAACCATGATTGAAGCCAGGCAGAAAATTGTATTGTCTATCTCATTATAA
- a CDS encoding ORF6N domain-containing protein — translation MEDFDRIQNRIYDLRGERVILDYDLASLYEVPTKVLNQAVKRNLTRFPNDFMFRISDAEWNKMRSQFVTASQNKRNLTVLPNAFTEQGVAMLSGIINSEKAINIAIMRAFVAIRKLTWQQMDMHEQLRLIKERLGEHDVQLNSIYDALENLLDEKAGSRDWKDRERIGFIVKVD, via the coding sequence ATGGAGGATTTCGACCGTATACAAAATAGAATATATGATTTACGTGGTGAACGTGTCATACTTGATTATGATCTTGCTTCACTTTATGAAGTGCCAACAAAAGTCCTCAATCAGGCTGTAAAACGTAATTTAACGAGATTTCCCAATGATTTCATGTTCAGGATTTCAGATGCTGAATGGAATAAGATGCGGTCACAATTTGTGACCGCATCTCAAAATAAACGAAATTTAACAGTGTTACCTAATGCATTTACCGAGCAGGGTGTGGCCATGTTAAGTGGCATAATTAATAGCGAAAAGGCCATTAATATTGCCATCATGCGGGCATTTGTTGCAATCAGGAAACTTACGTGGCAGCAAATGGATATGCATGAACAACTAAGGCTTATTAAAGAAAGGTTGGGTGAACATGATGTCCAATTGAATAGTATTTATGACGCCCTCGAAAACCTGCTGGATGAAAAGGCAGGTTCCCGGGATTGGAAAGACAGGGAAAGAATAGGGTTCATTGTAAAAGTTGATTAA
- a CDS encoding alkaline phosphatase family protein: protein MKKTVVIDVVGLSSSLIEGMPFLKGYISRNSLATIAPMLPAVTTAVQSTYLTGKLPAEHGIVGNGWYDREDCEIKFWKQSNKLVSAEKIWEIAKKKDPSFTCSQMFWWYNMYSSADYSVTPRPQYLADGRKLPDCYTHPAELRDELQNKLGQFPLFQFWGPGANIKSSQWIADASMLTDDRYDPTLTLIYLPHLDYCLQKFGPDLSHIKQDLLEIDRVVEQLVNFYEKKNAGIIILSEYGIAPVSKPIHLNRLFREASLLQVRVERGTELLDAGASKAFVVADHQVAHVYINDPSVTEQVKRLLEKVPGVELILDRAGQAEFGIDHERSGELVLVADADSWFTYYFWLDDAKAPDYARCVDIHKKPGYDPVEMFMTSKLRAGYKLLRKKAGFRYVMDVIPLDANLIKGSHGRIGVAPEYFPVMITSQNLNKNTISAVDVFDIIDAQIWE from the coding sequence ATGAAAAAAACTGTTGTCATTGATGTAGTTGGACTTTCTTCTTCGCTGATTGAAGGAATGCCTTTTCTGAAAGGATATATTTCAAGGAACAGCCTGGCTACAATTGCGCCCATGCTACCTGCGGTTACAACAGCTGTCCAGTCGACCTACCTTACCGGTAAACTGCCTGCAGAACACGGAATCGTTGGCAATGGATGGTATGACCGGGAAGACTGTGAAATAAAATTCTGGAAGCAGTCGAACAAGTTGGTATCAGCTGAGAAAATCTGGGAAATAGCGAAGAAAAAGGATCCTTCCTTTACCTGTTCACAAATGTTTTGGTGGTACAATATGTATTCGTCTGCAGATTATTCTGTAACACCCAGGCCACAATATCTTGCAGATGGCCGTAAACTTCCCGATTGTTATACCCACCCCGCTGAATTGAGGGATGAGCTCCAAAATAAATTGGGTCAATTTCCCCTGTTCCAGTTTTGGGGCCCAGGTGCCAATATCAAATCTTCCCAATGGATCGCTGACGCTTCCATGCTCACCGACGATCGCTATGATCCAACACTTACTTTGATCTATTTGCCACACCTGGATTATTGTCTCCAGAAATTTGGCCCTGACCTTTCACACATCAAACAGGATTTATTGGAGATCGACAGGGTAGTGGAGCAGTTGGTGAATTTTTATGAAAAGAAAAATGCCGGTATTATTATCCTTTCTGAGTATGGTATTGCACCGGTTAGTAAACCCATCCACCTGAACCGGTTATTCAGGGAAGCCAGCTTATTGCAGGTACGGGTTGAGCGGGGTACGGAATTGCTGGATGCAGGTGCGTCTAAAGCTTTTGTGGTGGCTGACCACCAGGTGGCACATGTCTATATTAATGATCCTTCAGTAACAGAACAGGTTAAGCGCTTATTGGAAAAAGTTCCCGGCGTAGAATTAATTCTTGACAGGGCCGGGCAGGCTGAATTTGGCATTGATCACGAAAGGTCGGGGGAACTTGTCCTAGTGGCTGATGCAGACAGCTGGTTTACGTATTATTTCTGGTTAGATGATGCTAAAGCACCGGACTATGCGAGATGCGTGGATATTCATAAGAAACCCGGCTATGATCCGGTTGAAATGTTCATGACTTCAAAATTACGTGCGGGCTATAAATTGTTACGGAAAAAAGCCGGCTTCAGGTACGTCATGGATGTTATACCACTTGATGCAAATTTGATTAAGGGATCCCATGGCCGGATCGGTGTAGCGCCTGAGTATTTTCCAGTGATGATTACCAGCCAAAACCTCAATAAAAATACCATAAGCGCCGTTGACGTTTTTGACATAATAGATGCGCAAATCTGGGAATGA
- the eboE gene encoding metabolite traffic protein EboE has protein sequence MVTNSGELTYCTNIHHGEKWHDHFNEIKKYFPGIKKELSPDQPMGIGLRLSNVASIELGEGENLQVFRQWLAANNAYVFTMNGFPYGSFHDTRVKDQVHAPDWTTNERVAYTTRLFHILKDLLPSGMEGGISTSPLSYRNWFHQADTLKNATKLGTANIVRVVGELVKIKRETGKVLHLDIEPEPDGILESGKEFMHWFLTELLIDGAKSIAATCNVTIPEAEGILKEHVRLCYDVCHFAIGFEPHAEIIHEMLQSGIKIGKIQISAALKGAMDQEISLRQNIKESFSKYNEPTYLHQVVAKTIKGGLLRYPDLDEALSDADNPDVREWRAHFHVPIFAEDFGSLQSTQKDIEEVLQLQKELHFTSHLEVETYTWDVLPGFLKLPIQESITRELQWVVPQL, from the coding sequence ATGGTTACAAATTCCGGCGAATTGACCTATTGCACCAATATTCACCATGGCGAGAAATGGCATGATCATTTCAATGAAATAAAGAAATATTTTCCCGGGATAAAAAAGGAACTGTCACCGGATCAGCCCATGGGTATTGGTTTGCGGTTGTCTAATGTGGCCAGTATAGAACTGGGTGAAGGTGAAAACCTGCAGGTGTTCAGGCAATGGCTGGCTGCTAATAATGCGTATGTATTTACCATGAATGGATTTCCCTACGGCAGTTTTCATGATACCCGGGTTAAAGACCAGGTTCATGCCCCCGACTGGACAACCAATGAACGTGTAGCCTACACCACCAGGTTATTTCATATTTTAAAAGACCTGTTGCCTTCCGGCATGGAGGGGGGTATTTCCACCTCGCCATTGAGTTACAGGAACTGGTTTCACCAGGCGGATACATTAAAAAATGCCACAAAACTGGGTACGGCCAATATTGTACGGGTTGTAGGAGAACTTGTAAAAATTAAAAGGGAAACCGGCAAGGTCCTGCACCTTGATATTGAACCGGAGCCTGATGGCATTCTTGAATCCGGTAAAGAATTTATGCATTGGTTTTTAACTGAACTGCTTATTGACGGGGCAAAAAGCATTGCTGCTACCTGTAATGTTACCATTCCCGAAGCTGAAGGAATATTGAAAGAGCATGTTCGCTTATGTTATGATGTGTGCCACTTTGCTATTGGCTTTGAACCGCATGCTGAGATTATCCATGAAATGTTACAGTCCGGAATAAAAATTGGTAAAATACAGATCAGTGCTGCCCTCAAAGGTGCAATGGATCAGGAAATATCGTTGCGGCAGAATATCAAAGAAAGCTTTTCAAAATATAATGAACCAACCTACCTGCACCAGGTGGTTGCCAAAACGATCAAAGGTGGATTATTGCGTTACCCTGATCTTGATGAAGCCCTGTCCGATGCTGACAATCCGGATGTCAGGGAATGGCGGGCACATTTTCATGTACCTATTTTTGCAGAGGATTTCGGATCATTACAATCAACACAGAAGGATATTGAAGAAGTACTTCAGTTGCAAAAGGAGTTGCATTTTACCAGCCATCTTGAAGTGGAGACATATACCTGGGATGTGCTGCCCGGGTTTTTAAAATTACCCATCCAGGAGTCCATTACCAGGGAGTTGCAATGGGTAGTGCCGCAATTATGA
- a CDS encoding 3-dehydroquinate synthase → MDYIEQEFSVRFDYKVYFTSALFDLTNTIVAEFLQQKNTARNQKIFFVIDQNVVNAHPRLIEQVSAYFKKYDTVQLIEDVLVTPGGEAAKNDLGLFDKIVHAVNAYKIDRHSYIAAIGGGSVLDVVGYAAAVSHRGIRHIRIPTTTLSQNDSGVGVKNSINYFNKKNFLGTFAPPVAVFNDDKFLPTQSDRDWRSGISEAVKVALIKDAAFFDWIEANADHLAARNLGVMNYLVRRCAELHLAHIAGGDPFEMGSSRPLDFGHWSAHKLEQLTDFKVFHGEAVAMGIALDTMYSSFSGRLPAAKAARVIRLLLRLGFDISHPLMQIDLNSPVLLGLNEFREHLGGRLTIMLLVDIGKGEEVHEIDTALLIEAAQQIKAYSETKDFTI, encoded by the coding sequence ATGGATTATATAGAACAGGAGTTTAGTGTGCGGTTTGATTATAAAGTATATTTTACTTCGGCACTTTTTGATCTTACCAATACAATTGTCGCAGAATTTTTACAACAAAAAAACACTGCCCGGAACCAAAAGATCTTTTTTGTCATCGATCAGAATGTCGTAAATGCGCATCCCAGGCTTATTGAACAGGTTTCTGCTTATTTTAAAAAATACGATACAGTCCAGTTAATTGAAGATGTACTGGTTACACCCGGTGGTGAAGCCGCAAAAAATGACCTTGGCCTTTTTGATAAAATCGTGCACGCAGTTAATGCCTATAAAATTGACAGGCATTCCTACATTGCTGCAATAGGTGGCGGTTCTGTGTTGGATGTGGTAGGATATGCTGCAGCTGTATCGCACCGGGGAATACGGCATATCAGGATTCCAACAACCACATTATCCCAGAATGACTCAGGTGTTGGCGTGAAGAATAGCATCAATTACTTCAATAAAAAGAATTTTCTTGGCACATTTGCCCCTCCGGTGGCTGTTTTTAATGATGACAAGTTTTTGCCCACGCAATCGGATCGTGACTGGCGTTCAGGGATTTCTGAGGCCGTAAAAGTCGCTTTGATAAAAGATGCTGCTTTTTTTGACTGGATCGAAGCCAATGCAGATCACCTGGCAGCCAGGAATTTAGGGGTAATGAATTACCTCGTCAGGAGATGTGCTGAACTTCACCTGGCCCATATTGCCGGCGGTGATCCTTTTGAAATGGGTTCTTCCCGGCCCCTGGATTTCGGCCACTGGAGTGCCCATAAACTGGAACAACTGACAGATTTTAAAGTTTTTCATGGTGAGGCTGTGGCTATGGGCATAGCCCTGGATACAATGTATTCTTCTTTTTCCGGAAGGTTGCCTGCAGCTAAAGCCGCCAGGGTTATCCGGTTGTTGCTGCGGCTCGGATTTGATATCTCCCACCCATTGATGCAGATTGACCTAAACAGTCCGGTTTTATTGGGATTAAACGAATTCAGGGAACACCTGGGTGGCCGGTTGACGATTATGCTGCTGGTTGATATTGGAAAAGGCGAAGAGGTGCATGAAATTGACACAGCGTTACTAATAGAAGCGGCGCAACAAATAAAAGCATATTCCGAAACAAAAGATTTTACTATTTAA
- the eboC gene encoding UbiA-like protein EboC (EboC, a homolog the polyprenyltransferase UbiA, belongs to system of proteins involved in the trafficking of precursor metabolites to an extracytoplasmic compartment so that the biosynthesis of certain natural products, such as scytonemin, can be completed.), protein MKKTIAYVKLMRPANIVTSIADVLAGVAISGIILNGAGFAEPVLQVVLLCISTIGLYGGGVVFNDVFDAELDKIERPERPIPMGIISVKEASLLGIILLLAGIIAAFLVNPVSGIISVVIAAAAIIYDKWGKHHAFLGPVNMGLCRGLNLLLGVSILVAQLHVSWYLAIVPVIYIAAITMISRGEVHGGKSKSLLFAGFLYMMVVLSISLISFYNNRVILTIFFLLLFTGMIFIPLFKAIQLPAGKNIGKAVKAGVIALIFMDASWAAAFGSPGLAVFITLLLPLSLYLANKFSVT, encoded by the coding sequence TTGAAAAAGACTATTGCCTATGTAAAATTGATGAGGCCCGCAAATATTGTGACCTCAATTGCTGATGTGCTTGCAGGAGTGGCAATTTCCGGAATTATCCTGAATGGTGCCGGATTTGCGGAGCCGGTCCTGCAGGTTGTTTTACTATGCATCTCTACCATCGGCCTCTACGGGGGTGGAGTTGTTTTTAATGATGTATTTGATGCTGAACTCGATAAAATCGAAAGGCCTGAGCGGCCTATTCCTATGGGTATCATCTCGGTAAAAGAAGCTTCCCTGCTGGGAATTATTTTATTACTGGCGGGTATTATAGCCGCATTTTTAGTTAACCCGGTTTCCGGGATCATATCCGTTGTTATAGCCGCTGCAGCAATTATTTACGATAAATGGGGAAAGCATCATGCTTTTTTAGGTCCTGTAAATATGGGCTTGTGCCGGGGTTTGAACCTGTTATTGGGGGTTAGTATTCTTGTGGCGCAACTCCATGTATCCTGGTACCTGGCTATTGTGCCGGTCATCTATATCGCTGCTATTACCATGATCAGCAGGGGAGAAGTTCACGGCGGCAAAAGCAAGTCCCTGCTTTTTGCCGGGTTTCTTTATATGATGGTCGTGCTTTCCATTTCACTGATTTCTTTTTATAACAACAGGGTAATACTCACAATTTTCTTCCTGTTACTTTTTACCGGAATGATTTTTATCCCTTTGTTTAAAGCTATTCAGCTACCTGCGGGGAAGAATATCGGTAAGGCTGTTAAAGCGGGGGTAATTGCTTTAATATTCATGGATGCTTCATGGGCAGCGGCATTTGGTTCACCCGGATTGGCGGTATTCATTACCCTGCTATTGCCCTTGTCTTTATACCTCGCCAATAAATTTTCAGTTACTTGA
- a CDS encoding TatD family hydrolase, which yields MCCNNSLSEKEVHLKESIPVDLQAIRGMKFFDPHVHMTSRTTDDYQAMADAGVVALIEPAFWLGQPRTGPDTFRDYYSSLIGWERFRSSQFGIKHYCTIGLNSREANNEPLAEQVMEMLPLFIYKEGVVGVGEIGFDDQTALEEKYYRLQLDLAKEAGLPVQVHTPHRDKKKGTQLSMDIALEQGLNPYMVIIDHNNEETVKEVLDRGFWAAFTIYPFTKMGNERMVDIVKQYGTERIMINSAADWGISDPLAVPKTAALMKQRGISDADIQLVTYQNAITAFGQSGQINEMDFGHLINIDQSERFEGNTVLRGGQQPRIDTSSIIIS from the coding sequence ATGTGCTGTAATAATTCTTTAAGCGAAAAAGAGGTTCATTTAAAAGAATCGATTCCTGTTGACCTGCAGGCTATCCGTGGAATGAAATTTTTCGACCCGCATGTTCATATGACCAGCCGCACAACCGACGATTACCAGGCAATGGCGGATGCCGGTGTGGTGGCACTCATTGAGCCCGCCTTCTGGCTTGGACAGCCTCGCACCGGTCCTGATACTTTCAGGGATTATTATAGTAGTTTGATCGGGTGGGAGCGCTTTCGTTCCTCACAGTTTGGTATTAAACATTATTGTACCATCGGATTAAATTCTAGGGAAGCCAATAATGAGCCGCTTGCTGAGCAGGTGATGGAAATGCTGCCTTTATTTATCTATAAAGAAGGAGTGGTTGGGGTAGGTGAAATTGGGTTTGATGACCAAACGGCACTTGAGGAAAAGTATTATCGCCTCCAACTGGACCTGGCTAAAGAGGCAGGCTTACCTGTGCAGGTGCATACGCCGCACCGGGACAAGAAAAAAGGCACCCAGCTGAGTATGGATATTGCTTTGGAACAAGGGCTTAATCCTTATATGGTTATTATCGATCATAATAATGAAGAAACAGTTAAAGAAGTATTGGACAGGGGATTTTGGGCTGCGTTTACCATTTATCCTTTTACAAAAATGGGTAACGAACGGATGGTTGACATAGTGAAACAATATGGCACGGAGCGGATCATGATCAATTCAGCGGCTGACTGGGGAATAAGCGACCCGCTTGCTGTTCCTAAAACGGCGGCCCTCATGAAACAACGGGGCATTAGTGATGCCGACATACAATTGGTTACCTATCAAAATGCAATTACAGCTTTCGGCCAGAGCGGCCAGATCAATGAAATGGATTTTGGCCATTTAATTAATATTGACCAGTCGGAAAGGTTTGAGGGTAATACCGTACTTCGCGGCGGCCAGCAACCCAGGATCGATACATCTTCTATCATCATCAGCTAA